In the genome of Odocoileus virginianus isolate 20LAN1187 ecotype Illinois chromosome 17, Ovbor_1.2, whole genome shotgun sequence, the window AGCCTCTGTGGTTCAGGAGGTGCTAGTTTGTTCCCTTGGGACCATCTAGCCAAGTGGCTCTGAGATGAACTGGGAGGCTCTGAACGAGACACCTTGGCTTGGACTGTTATCAGGTCAGCCTTTGGGTTTGGCAGACCAACAGGAAACCAGGCTCCTGTGGAACCAGAACCAAGCCCCCAGCTGTGTGCCAGTCTCCTGTGGCATGGTGCCTTGGAAACTGTGGCAGCTGCCTCTCCCGGACTTTGGTATAATGGGCAAGTGCTGCCCGCAGCCGATCTTGGCTCCAACTAGCGGGGCTGGTGGTCCCTCTCCTCACCCATCACCCAGTCCCTGGTTTTCCTGGCAGTACCAGAGGACTCAGAGCCTTTGGAAGTAACATTTCTCTCTCCTATTCCTAACCTTGACACTGGATCACTTCCCAGCACAGAGcaactggtccattgtgtctCCCACAACCCCCTACACATACCCACTTGATAATCCAGAACCTTGGTCACTCCACCCCCAAACACACCTTTCCCCAGATTCCCTACCCACCTACCACCTCATTCATCTCTGAGCAATGGGCCTCACCACAGAAGTCTGCCATATGCAAGGTCACCAGCATTCCTGCCAAGGATGGGAAAGAGGGTGACTCAGTTCCTGCTTGCTCATCCCTGGGAAGAGGGtaaggagggagggtggggagaggagggaggagggacccAGGCACCCATTTGCTTTTGCCTTAAGCTTCACCAAAAGGAAGACACCATCACTGCCAGTTGACATGTATTCCTTCTTATTAGCTTCACAGACCACTGGGAAGATTCACCCCATTAGAGATGGGGATGCTGAGGTCCAGGAGGGGATGCTTGCCCAGATGTGTACCAGGATGAGGGCAGAGGCCACCTCCAGCTCTTCCAGTACTTAGAAAAGAACAAGCTTTCCCTGCTGTATCGATACTGCATTTCTTGCTCTCAGAGAGACTCCAGTCTGATGAGGGAGGCACAGATCCTGGCATCAGAAGCTCTTAAGTCTGACCTGGGAGGCACAGACCCTGGCCCCAGGGGCTCCCCAGGCTGGTGGGGATTTACAAGTCATGTCCCCGAAGAGCCCCCAGTCTGGAGGGCTTGTCCCAGAGGCTCCACTCAAATAGAGGAGATAAGGCCCCTGCCTTTGGCCGGCTCCCCAGCCAAGCTGAACAGATTGGAGAGCAGGGCTGCAAGGACAGCAGGCAGCGGCAGCAGGGTGTAGGCAAAGATAGGCACCTGGAGCTTCTCTCTGGGACAGGAGACAGGTCTGTTCCCGAAGAATTTGCTCTCCTGTGAGTTTTGAATGGCATGATGGTCCAAGCATTTGCTGCGAACTGGGGGTCCATCTTCTCTCCTTGGTAGATGCCCTAGGCATTGCTCATCAAGGGGGTAAAGGTTGGCACCTTCATAGCCAGATGCTTAATGTCCTACCCtttgtggggatggggtgggggcgcaGAAGTGTCTGGTGATAGCAAGACCAGTAGGGCGCAAGGACTATTTCAAAAGAATTATGATTCGGAAGGAAATTTGTTAGCAAGATCTTAACTGAGAGGAGCCACCAGTTACTGGGAAGGTGGAAAAGGAGGGATGCAGCAGCAGAGTGTGCACACGGGTGAAATGAAGTTATTAAAATGAACCCACCCCTGTGCAGGCGGAATGTGTGCCAGGAGGCCAGCCATCCAGCTGTCGGCAGCATCTGGCTCTCCACAGGAGGAGAGGAGCGGGCTGGGTCagagtgcccccagccctgctgacagTTCAGCCAGGCTGGACGGGGGAGGAGCCCAGCACAGCCTCAGGGCTGAGGGAGCTGCTCAGGGTCGATGTCCAGTGTGTGTCCACAGGGGGGACATGCACGAGGATCCAGCAAGCCCAGACCCCCAAAGGCAAGGCCGGGCCCCTGTGCCCAGGGTGGGAAGGGAGTGGGAGGTGTGGAAGAGCTCTCAAATCTCTGCCGAGGAGAGATGCCCTGGGAAGCACAgtgtggtgggtgggtggggaagaggcTGGGATGGGAGCGTGGGCTCCAGTCACTTGCCCTTCCTGGGTCACTTACTTCCTACAACCTGGGGCGACAGCAAGGTGGCTTCTATGGCCCCACGAGCTCTGTTCTGTGCTGTGAGGGCACTTGTCCGTGCTGAGTGCTGCTGGGCAAGGGAGATAGGCTGGGGGTGGCCAGAGCAACCTAGGACTCTCCTCATTCTGACTACCTGGCCGCAAGGGATGCAGGGGGCATGTGTGCTGCCCTCCCAGGAGAGCAGACCTTGAGTGGCCTCCAGAGAGGGCACCGCGATCTTGGCTCCTGCCGTCCCCTCATGGAGCCCCAAAGGGCCCAGCTGACTCCCAGATGAGGTGCCCTCCTGTGGGCCGGAGCATGGGGATGGCTGCTTCCAAGCCCTATGGTCCTCCCCCCACGCCCCAGCCTGTTCCTCCCCAAGCGTGTTAGACTGAAGACCGAATACCCCTGATTCTCTGATGGGACCCCTCCCAGACTTCCGCAGGAGGAGCCGCTGGAAATCACAACTAGGAGAGAGCCTTGGCAGTGTCTCCTCATCTCAGggagccagagccagaaagggacTCAGAGGACATGTGTGCGGCCCTCAAAGTGTGGCCCCTGGGCCGGGAGCATCAGTGTCTACCTGGGCACTCGCTACTTGTTAGAAACGCAAATCCGGGGGTGGCGCTCCAGACCTGCTGAATTAGAAACTCTGGGGTAGAACTCAGAAATCTGTGCTTTAACAACCCTCTTGGTTCAGAAGCCCACTCACatttgagaaactctgggctgggcAAGCTCCTCATTTTATAGCGAAAAATGAAGAGAACCAGAGAGAACAATGGACTCGCCCAAGGCCACAGAGCAAATATTGACAGAGCATTGTTACCCTAGTGGGCCCACCCAAACGGCGACCCAGGAAGGTGACCAGGATCACCCACCCTATGTGGCCCACCCACCTACTAGTCCTTCCTCCCCAGGTGCTCGGCAGCTGCCAGGCCCACCCGCTACCAGGCCCACATAGCATCGGTCCAGCTTCCGGGGCTAGACAGGGGCGGGGAGGGAAGCCCTGGAGCATCAGCTCCAGCAGCTGTTGGAGCCCCGCAGCTCCGGCCTCAGGAAATGTCCTGCTGTCATCTGAGAGACGCCGGCCAGACACTGGGCACCTGGGGCCCTCCCCCGACCCCCTTGTCCCCAACAACTCGGAGTCCAATATCCAGGAAAGCTTTAATCCCTGCTCGGTGAACAAGAGTCTGCACACACAAGTTGACCATCAGGTGAGTTCacaaaccccacccccacccccacccccacccccacagacaGACACTACGAGACAGGTCCAGCACACCCACCACAGTGTGACCTCACCCACCCCGAGCTGCTGACGGCCCCACAGGCCACGAGGGAGGCAGCATCTTTATCCAGGCGAGCCCTGGGCTGATGGGCAAGGCTGGCTGTGGAAGGCTCACTTGCTGGATAAGGTCACTCCCAGAGGAGCCAGCAGGGGCAGGATGGGGGAGGAACACGCCACTCACGGGTGGCTTCCGCCTGTGGCCTTGGTGCTGGGAGAAGCGCAGTTGTCCTCGCCTCAGCTTATGGACAGAGGGGTACTTCAGctcaagggtggggtggggagcaatGGCTAGAGAAGCGATTTTGGAAAGGGGAGGCCTGGCTAGGGGCAGCTGGTCTCTCTGCCAAGACATCAAAGACTCCAAGGGTCACCACTTCCGCCTCAAGCCGAGCTCAGACCACAGTCCAGGATGAGGGCTCAGGGCTGCCTCCTGGGTGGGGCTGGAGAGTTCCTGCTGCTGGCTGCCAAGAAGCCCCAGCTCGACCATCCTGCAGGGCTCACTGGGTGACCACACTGATGAAATACTCCTCTCCTCGTTGCTGTTCTTTCTCAGGATGGCAAGGAGGGAGCCAAGATTTCAGGCTCCTCTCAGAAACTGTATTGGTCTGCCTGCCCCAGGGGCTTCCTGGACCCGGCATCTTTCTGTAGCTCAGTGGGGAAGCCCTGTGAGGCCACCCAGAGAACCCACTCCTCGGCCAGTGCTCCTGTGTCCTGCTCGCCCCACAGCCTCAGGTTGGGGCCAGCACCTGTGACCCCTTCCCCACCACCTGAGACCCGGTTCTGGCCACACCTGGCCTCTCATCCTCTCCACCCCGGAGCTCCCTGCCTGaggccccttcccttccctgcccagtATCCAGACAGATGGCTTCCTGTGTGGGCAGGCCTGTCCTTCCAGCCCTGGCCTGCCTTTTGTGGCCTGCCCAGGGGTCACCCAGAGGGGTAGTAGGGAGTATCGCTGTGGTAGTTGTAATCCGGACACACCTTCTGGACTAGCCTGTAGTCCGTGCTGTAGAAGGCGATGTAGACGCAGACGACTTTGAAGGGCTGGGAGCAGCTCCAGGTGGCCGAGCTCTGAGCGTGGTCTCGGGAGCAGGTCTTGGCCGGGTCATGGGTGCAGAGCGAGATCCGGCGGCCCCGTTCCACCTTCTCCCACTCCATCCGGCAGTTGAAGATTTTGGAAGCCTTGGCTTCAATAAAGATCTGCTGCTCCTGATGAAACTCTACAGCTTTACTGGGGGGCACAAGGCTGATGGAGATATTGCCCTGGCCCGTGGTATTGTGTCGGAAGTGGACACTGAAGGTCCCGTTGCCGTGGTCCACGATCTTCCCCGTGACCAGCAGGTTCAGGGCTACCGTCTTGATGTTGGAGTAGAAATCACCCCAGCCAAAGATTTTCTTCACTTTGGTTGATGGCGGGGGGCTGTGGTTTGGGCGACTGGGGGGCTGCCCAAGGACCCCCCATGCCTCCCCAGGTGGAGCCAGCAGTCCTAGCAGAGTAGAGTTGGCCATGTGGCGGGACTTAGGGGACATGTGGCCCCGCTTTCGAGGCATCCGCGGCCGGGCCTGGCTCTCAGAGTCATCATGCTCAGGGTCCTCTGAGCCTGGTGGACCGTCATCCTGGCCGCAGATGACCTGCGGAGGCAGTTGGGAGGAGAGTGAGCACCTGGGCCCTCAGAAGACTCAGGAATTCCGGTCCCCTACTCCCTACCACCAGGACcatctctctgcccctcccttccACTCTGACTTGGGGCCGAGGGGCCCTGGCACATTGCTCACTTACACTGGGGGTTGGGTGTGCATTCTGGGCCTGTGTCATGGTTCCCTCTCATGTCTGACACTCAGGTCACCCCTAGCTCCTCTCCCCACTGTGCTGCCTCTGGCCACTATTTGAAGTCTGGAGAGATGGTGGAGAATTCTCTCCAGGGACCAGCACAGTTACACAGCTTCTACTCTTAAGAGAGCTCCAAGTCTGATGGGGGAGGCCCAGCTCCTGATCTTGGGAGAACCTTCATCAGACTGCAGAAGTACACCCCTTTGTTGACAGAGCAGTTGTTGTCTAGGAGAGATACAGTTTCAGCCTCTGTGATATTCCCCGGCTAACGGAGGTGGTACGCTGTCTGCCTTCAAAGAGGCCCAAGTCAGGTAGGGGTGCTCCGTCTCTCTGCTGAGACAGCCCCTCGTTTGACAGCGGAGGTACAGCCCTTGCCTTTGGGAACTTGCTAGTCTGTTGAATGAGACACCATTCCTACCCTGGGAGAGTTTCTACCCTCAGGCAAAGAGAATCAACAgatgatggaaaagaaaacagaacccaGTAAAGTTCTCTCTCGAGTACAATGCGGTTTAGGTTTTAATGGGAGGCtttgagggagacctgggtgagTTCCATAACCAGGATGACCAAATTCCACTGATGGTAACATGCCAGGACATGACATACTAGGAGGGAGGAGTTCTTCTTAGCCCCATCTCACAGATGGGGACACCAGACTCACAGTTCACATCACTAAAGACTAAGTCCTTCAGGGTGAGTCCTCCTGATCCACCACACTCCCGGGCTCTCAGACCAGACGGGTCCTTCTGCGGGGGTTTTAGCCAAACCCTACCCTCATCTGGGGTCTCTGGAAAGCTCTGCGGAGGCTCAATTGGCCCCTCTGCATCCGCTCTACTGACAGGCAACATCTGGGGAGGCTTCTTGAAGGAGCTGTGGGGAGGGCCAGCAGGACAGCCCGACAAGCTCAAACTCAGGACAGCTCAGGAGGGCACCAGGGAACAGACCAGGTTCCCTGAGGACAGCTGCCTGGCGTGGATATGCTCAGCTTTTCAAGAAAGACCCTCTGTGTCTCATAACCAGCACCAGGTGTACCAGCTCACAGCTGGGCAGCATCTGGACTTGCTGGGACCTGGGATAAGGATGTGGAACGCCTGAGGCTGTCATATGCACTGCTACAAAGGGGTTCGGGGTCTTCATGTCCCCTGTTCTGACCCTGGCCATGTCTGCGGTTGTGCGCGGTGTCCCTGCCTGCCAGGACCCAAGGGTGGGGCAGAGGGACAGCAGGAGGGGAGGGCCGCGGGGCTGGGGTCAAGGCAGAAGACGTGTGCGAGTACTgaaccctgggggtgggggtcacagCTGAATGGCTGGAGGATGAAGAGAAGGGCCCTAGGGGGAGATGTGAGAAGGGAAGGGTTCTTCCACACAATGGCAAAGGGGATTATTGTTTTGAGGAGACGGGCAGACCCAGATGTGGGTCTGAGGCTTCTCCACGACAGGATTGGTAGGTGGCGGTCGGTCGGAGGGGATTCGCGCCCTGAGCTGGGGTCTGGTGTGTATTCCCCGCGTCCTGGGCCGCCAGGAAGGCGCGAGCGAGCGCACGGGGAGCGGGCTTCGGGCGCTCCGCTCAGCTGCCGCGAGCGCCCGGGGCGGGAGCCGCCTGCCCAGGTCCTGTGGGGCTCGGGCTGCGCGCAGccgggagaggagaggaaaacaacaggcgaggagggagggagcaggagggaaGGCGGGAGCGAGGGACGCGGGGGCCACCCCTCGCCTGAGCCAGCTAGTGCGCTGGGGGCCCCAGAGCGCGGGGCCCTCCGGGCCCCTCCGCCTCCCCGAGGTCAGGGAAGAGCCCATACCCCCTACCCTGGCAGGTCATCAGCTCCACAGCCACCCTCCACTACCCTTCCGCACGGCCCGCGGCCCGGGAAGAGGTCGAGTGACCCTTGGCGACGTCTGCGGGCATTTCCCCTCGTGCCCGTCGCACCTCTCGCCACCAGCGGCCGAGTAGGTGGGCCAGCCCAGCACCCTCTCCCCGCCCCTATTAACCCTTCCTGTACAGACTCCGGCCTCGGACCCGCCCTCTCCCCCAGCCTCGAGGCTTCTCCTCCATCCCCGGGATGTTGGGGGGAAGGGAGAAAGTTTTCGGGCTCGGAAGCTTCCCGCGCTCTCCCCCAGTCCTCCCGGCCCCCGCCCCTCCGCGCCGCTCCCCGCGGATCACTCACCAGATAGAGGCTGCCCTGCACTAGGAACACGAAGCAGCAGCGAGTCAGTTGCATCTTCCTCCTTTGCTGTCGTGCCCCTTTCTCGCGCCTGTTCCCTTCAGGGTCCCAGGCCCTTCCTCACCCCTGCTCGCTCTTTCAGGCGCGCCGTCCCATGCTCCAGTCCCCCGGCCCCCGGCGGCCCTCCGCGCGGCCAGCCGCCCAGGACCGACCCCGCCCCCTTCGGTCCAGCTGTGCAGCCGCCGCCCCCCTCCCTTGGTCCAGCTGCGCGCGGCGCGGTCCCCTCTCGCGGCCCCAGATGTGCGCCCCGAGCGCCTCGAAGGGCCCCAGCTGCGCGGTGGCTCCGCGGCTCCTGATATGCCCCCTCGGTTCCAGCGGCGCCGCTCTCGCCCAGATGTGTTGGGGACCCGCGCGCGCGCTCGCCCCAGAGCTAATTCCCTAGGCCAGATGGCCCCTCCCGCCCCGTCGCGGCGCGCCCCCTGGCGGACGCCCCTGGCCGCGCCAAGCCCCGCCGCCGCTCCCCGCGCTGCCTCCCGCCAGACTGGAGCGCTCCTGGCGCCCAGGCGGCTCCCGCTTACTCGTCCCTCCCACCaccagcggcggcggcggcggcggcaggtaCTGTGAGCCCAGCCGGTACCTCCGGAGTTAACTCCTCCCCTGCCGGCCCGCAACCCAGGGATTTAGGACGCAGGGGGCAGGATTTGGAGGCAGAGTTTACTCGCGAGGCAGGGAGAGGGTGGTGACCTCGGGGGTAAGGACCCTACTAATTCCAACCCTGACCAGGGCCTCTGTTCCTGGTAGGGAGCCCTGAGAATCTGCTGCCCTCCCTGAACCCCAAGAGACCTGGaatttgaaaagattatttttcccaAACCCCATTACAAGAGATTCAGAAAAGAAGGTCTTCCTTACTGTAACCTGTCTCCACAGCCCAAAGTCCACTTCTCTCTGCAAGACTTGATTTTGTGCCCGGGGAAGTTCTTCTGGGTGTCTAGCCTGTACTCCTTTGGTTATAATATCAATTCCTATCCTGTTCTGCTTTACTCAGAGGGGCTGGGAtaaccctccccacctccccccagtaCCTCTCAGTCCTGTCGCTGTGACAGGAAACTTGACTGGAGTCTTGGAATGAAAAGGCAGCTAGGGGCCAGGCTGGATTTCTGGGGTAAGCCTCCCAAGAAGCTAAGGAGTGAGGTGAGCAAGGCCCCTGGAGGCTGTAACTTCATTCTTCACTCTGCCCTTCCTGTGATCCAGGGAGTCACAGGCTGGGATGTGGGGCTCCTATGCCAGCAGGGTCTCTGTCTCTGGTTTCGGTAAACCTCCAgggcaagaaggaagaaaaagacccTCATTCGAGATTGCAAAGTGGGGCCCATCCCCCATCACCCCACATCTCCACATTGTCTTCCTGGAATTGCAGGGCCCCTTTAGTCCTTAGAAAAATCAAAGGTCAAGTCCCAGCACCCAGCACGTCTCAGAGGCTGTGAGGCTGAGGTAGGTACCCCAGCATTTGGAGTGGCCCCAGCCTGGGCTTGGCCCATGGGGCAGGGTGGGTGGGCACTCTGCTGTGGCCCTCGAGGCCCAGCTTGGTCTCTGGCTGCAGCCCCCAGCACGcacccagcctcctcccccaccatctGCCAGGCGGGTGCATGGGGAATGCAGATGAATCTTAATATCAGCCTGGGCCAAGTGCGATGAGGGAGACAGATTCTGCAGAACCCAGACAGCGTCACAGGGCCCCCTGCATTCCCCAGGCACCCTGGGCAGTACAGGAGACAGCAGCCCTtctctggtggtggtgggggtgtgtgtgcaggtcTAATCAAagaccaccacccaccccaccaaAGCCAGGGGAAGAAGGAACAGATAAATCTTTGTCTGGCCTCTGAGCCTCTGGTCCGGCTGGGAGGAAGAAGCTGTCGGCCTGAGCGTGGGCAGCTGGTTCCGGCACTCAGCTAGGCAGAGGCGTAGCTGGGCCCACTCCTTGTCCATCTCCAGAAGGTCCTATCCCCAGGAGAGCAGTGTGACCCAGCAGAAAGAGCACAGATTTTCAGGCCAGACAGTCCTGGATTCCATTCCaggcctggctgtgtgaccttgggcaggttgctTTGGTTCTCTGAAGCCAGTTTCCTGATCTGTTGTTGCAAGAACTAAATGAGACAGAATGTGCAAGCAAAGCACAGGCACAATGGCTGGCGGGCAGTCATGGCGTGCAATAAAGGGAAGCTCTTTTCTACTGCCCACACATTTGCTCTGGCTGAGCCTCCTGCCGGGCTTGCCCTCACTGCCCTCTTAGCCCTTCCTGACTCTCACTTCCTTCAAGTTTCCACTCCGCATTCATCCATCAACCACTGGCCAAGCCTGTCCTTGGTCCCAGGCACCAGGCCAGGGGTTGGGATACACAGATGAATGGAACTccatccctgccctcaaggatctCACAGGCTAGTGTGGAACTGAGACATGAAAATCAATGATTATAACTCAGTGTGGTGAGTAGAAAGATCCTTCCAGCAGTGAGTACGGATACACTGAGGACAGTGTGGGTGTGGGTGGAGAGGgttggcttcctggaggaggtggtgccAAAGGACAAATGAATGGTCTAAGATCTGCAGGCTAGAACCAGAAGCAGTTTGCAGTTACTGGAGctcagaggggaggagaggaagttGGAGCAGGAAGCTGGGACCAACTGACCCAAGGTCTTTCCTGTGGGTCAAGGGGGTTAGGACCTTGAAAACACTTTGAAGGGTTTTAAGGGGGGCTAGTAATTTTagtcagatttgcattttagaacattttggaGAATTcacaggaaagaggaaagactagagctctggAGGGAACCAGTTAGGGGATAAATGCAATCTGGggtgagagagagggggagaCTGGAAACATGCTGGGGAAGCAGATCAGGATTGCGTTATTGCTGAaataagggaggaagggagacagggaGTCAAGTCTGATACCCAAGTCTCTGGCTTGGGCAATAGGCAGGATGCCCTCTGAGGTGGGCACTACCAGCAGTGGGGAGGCAAGTCAGTTCCAGGGGGATGGGGGTTGGCTTTGGTCAAGTCAAGTCTGGGTGCTGTGAGCCAACCAAAGGCAGAACAGAGTCTCG includes:
- the NXPH3 gene encoding neurexophilin-3 isoform X2, producing the protein MPRKRGHMSPKSRHMANSTLLGLLAPPGEAWGVLGQPPSRPNHSPPPSTKVKKIFGWGDFYSNIKTVALNLLVTGKIVDHGNGTFSVHFRHNTTGQGNISISLVPPSKAVEFHQEQQIFIEAKASKIFNCRMEWEKVERGRRISLCTHDPAKTCSRDHAQSSATWSCSQPFKVVCVYIAFYSTDYRLVQKVCPDYNYHSDTPYYPSG
- the NXPH3 gene encoding neurexophilin-3 isoform X1, with the protein product MQLTRCCFVFLVQGSLYLVICGQDDGPPGSEDPEHDDSESQARPRMPRKRGHMSPKSRHMANSTLLGLLAPPGEAWGVLGQPPSRPNHSPPPSTKVKKIFGWGDFYSNIKTVALNLLVTGKIVDHGNGTFSVHFRHNTTGQGNISISLVPPSKAVEFHQEQQIFIEAKASKIFNCRMEWEKVERGRRISLCTHDPAKTCSRDHAQSSATWSCSQPFKVVCVYIAFYSTDYRLVQKVCPDYNYHSDTPYYPSG